A stretch of Synechococcus sp. WH 8020 DNA encodes these proteins:
- a CDS encoding photosystem II S4 domain protein: MSLPRDNLLRSCRHPTTMTALIDLAEDVLRTWQPRWSPFLSALMLEDANQLESLAELQISRDGGYPGAERKRLLIQHAATTEPEPPCPLAGLNVEGNFLFDPTSPDEMRLALQRIGVADESLGDLWIRGDRGAQAICTPEAAALLQGQRGSLREVIITCESLPLEALQWPVQRVARRLSSVEASCRLDAIASAGFGISRSKVVKQIKEGRLRLNWEPVRLASRDLKVGDRLQLQDRGSIEILNIERTKRERWRVDILRQ, translated from the coding sequence GTGAGCCTTCCGAGAGACAATCTACTTCGATCCTGCAGGCATCCCACAACGATGACCGCATTGATCGACCTGGCTGAAGATGTTCTGCGGACCTGGCAACCGCGATGGAGTCCCTTCCTGTCAGCTTTAATGCTGGAAGATGCCAACCAGCTTGAGTCACTGGCAGAACTGCAGATCAGCCGAGATGGCGGCTACCCGGGAGCAGAGCGCAAACGGTTGCTCATCCAACACGCAGCGACCACAGAGCCTGAGCCCCCTTGCCCTCTAGCTGGTCTCAACGTGGAGGGGAACTTCCTGTTCGATCCAACCTCACCCGACGAGATGCGTCTGGCCCTGCAACGCATCGGGGTGGCTGACGAGTCCCTCGGTGATCTATGGATCCGTGGAGATAGAGGTGCTCAAGCCATTTGCACACCGGAAGCCGCGGCCCTATTGCAGGGACAACGAGGCAGCCTGCGGGAGGTGATCATCACCTGCGAATCCTTGCCACTCGAGGCACTGCAATGGCCTGTTCAGAGAGTCGCTCGGCGGTTGAGCAGCGTTGAAGCCTCATGCCGTCTTGATGCCATTGCCTCTGCAGGCTTCGGAATCTCTCGCTCGAAGGTCGTCAAACAAATCAAGGAAGGGCGCTTGCGGCTCAACTGGGAACCCGTGCGGCTAGCAAGTCGGGATTTAAAAGTGGGTGACCGCTTGCAACTTCAAGACAGAGGCAGTATCGAGATCTTGAACATCGAGCGCACAAAACGCGAGCGATGGCGCGTCGACATCCTCCGCCAGTGA